The following coding sequences are from one Manduca sexta isolate Smith_Timp_Sample1 chromosome 7, JHU_Msex_v1.0, whole genome shotgun sequence window:
- the LOC115454552 gene encoding uncharacterized protein LOC115454552 isoform X4, giving the protein MEVPVVAEEPPITEETENAELADSVENFEKFVYELFDKNGVLNDLRAYLRGHIVNVLKSAQTGDPPPCQRHFTQRLDLTYQALNMLVAEYLLRLEFSYSLSVFVSEIPLANMVFEFAKTLMRNNDENFTSLRFQDSDVWSILNYLGVMCDSEHSSNIVEMYKSVETCPLLLCIFKCIPMYNKPHAVNSSDESISSSVKSSDTLGDKTKSSHRNLPVHDKCKHYALCWTCQSKMIRVKEKYCKKKKSLTKSVKETKLDQYNVDCLMKNIGVLERSLIDEMFQQLKSVYEAEVEMVKEEEQRKVKRSLATHALQLQKRRHDIEESLKAREVELELAVQQKKKFLWGLARALRDQHRHVSHETERLTAKEDSLKIQLGEAEEILKQRGEEVRSQITSELAILEQHLESMKTERENINRERTELNNLKKHEKSTKEHNTEHEQLKSHYDLLKNELSILRKYLESMSIQPKCVIERSTITDLYDVTSKLNVTLNNGQDVEYARHDGKLRSNQVVNDFKKQKNVNFSQLQSNLDEIYREASQERRSSSSDVGDMGRMERFHEQETLRQLRDENQRLKTFAAQQSEHITELRCQQAQMRAQLTAAQFQQSTTATTHQGPTTYAGPTVPPTCRPRTAPAVVPPATYLVHRMSTSASAHALNHGWRKGAGEELSLFSNAQPRILVPGDTIPFIGVLKDRHNDNRRHIVNQWRNLRRRTSPIGAVVKPRNITTAQRDKLSKERPEPSTSQMDPITQSQNFLTETQEFENDSLEPTSGNRCQRPKTAVADKMREKSPNTVLREVKNKLRTKDSTKRQTPTVTRDKSPNSVLREAKLRLRKLEIEAEAVEKSYLNFRKRQAELRNERTSFSGPTDESVIRDIRNLGE; this is encoded by the exons ATGGAAGTTCCTGTTGTAGCCGAAGAACCTCCCATCACTGAAGAGACTGAAAACGCAGAACTGGCCGACTCTGTAGAAAATTTTGAAAAGTTTGTGTACGAATTATTCGATAAAAACGGTGTACTCAATGATTTGAGGGCCTATTTACGCGGGCACATTGTAAATGTACTAAAAAGCGCACAAACAG GTGATCCACCACCATGTCAGAGGCATTTCACACAACGGCTTGACCTTACATACCAGGCACTGAATATGTTAGTTGCTGAATACTTGTTGCGTttg GAGTTCAGCTACAGTCTATCAGTGTTTGTATCAGAGATACCTCTGGCGAACATGGTGTTTGAGTTTGCAAAGACTCTGATGCGGAACAATGATGAGAACTTCACATCGTTGAGGTTTCAGGATAGCGATGTGTGGTCCATATTGAATTATCTAG GTGTAATGTGTGACTCGGAACATTCATCTAACATTGTAGAAATGTACAAAAGTGTGGAGACGTGTCCACTTTTACtgtgtatatttaaatgtatacctATGTACAATAAACCACATGCAG TAAATTCTTCAGATGAAAGCATATCATCCAGTGTCAAATCATCAGATACATTGGGTGATAAAACAAAGAGTTCTCACAGAAATCTACCGGTTCATGATAAATGCAAGCATTATGCATTGTGTTGGACTTGTCAGAGCAAAATGATTAGAGTGAAAGAGAAATACTGTAAGAAGAAAAAGTCTTTGACGAAG AGTGTCAAAGAGACAAAACTAGATCAGTATAATGTGGACTGTCTCATGAAGAATATTGGCGTATTGGAAAGGAGCCTCATTGATgag ATGTTCCAGCAATTGAAATCAGTTTACGAAGCGGAAGTGGAAATGGTGAAAGAGGAAGAGCAGAGGAAAGTAAAGCGGTCTTTGGCTACACACGCGTTGCAGCTGCAGAAACGACGGCATGAT ATAGAAGAGTCGTTGAAAGCGCGGGAAGTGGAGTTAGAACTCGCGGTCCAGCAGAAGAAGAAGTTCCTGTGGGGGCTCGCGCGTGCGCTCCGCGACCAACACCGGCACGTCAGCCACGAGACAGAACGACTCACTGCCAAG GAAGACAGTCTTAAAATTCAATTAGGCGAAGCAGAGGAAATTCTAAAACAACGAGGCGAAGAAGTGCGCTCGCAAATAACAAGCGAACTGGCAATACTAGAACAACATTTAGAGTCGATGAAAACAGAAAGAGAAAACATCAACAGAGAGAGAACCGAACTGaacaacttaaaaaaacacGAAAAATCAACAAAAGAACACAACACTGAACACGAACAGTTGAAATCTCATTACGATTTGTTGAAAAACGAATTATCGATACTAAGGAAGTACTTGGAATCGATGTCGATCCAGCCCAAATGCGTTATAGAGAGGAGCACTATTACTGACTTGTACGATGTGACGTCGAAGTTAAACGTAACTTTAAATAATGGGCAAGACGTTGAGTATGCGAGACACGATGGTAAATTGAGAAGTAATCAAGTGGTGAACGATTTTAAGAAACAGAAGAATGTTAATTTTAGTCAG TTGCAGTCGAACCTGGACGAGATATACCGCGAGGCGAGTCAAGAGCGTCGCTCGTCGTCCAGCGATGTTGGCGACATGGGCCGAATGGAACGGTTCCACGAGCAGGAAACATTACGGCAGTTGAGGGACGAGAACCAGAGGCTCAAGACGTTTGCTGCACAG CAAAGCGAGCACATCACGGAGCTCAGGTGTCAACAGGCACAAATGCGGGCACAATTAACGGCCGCACAGTTTCAACAGTCTACGACGGCCACCACCCATCAGGGGCCCACAACCTACGCGGGACCCACTGTGCCTCCCACCTGCCGTCCTAGAACAGCGCCCGCCGTCGTACCTCCAGCTACTTACCTCGTCCACAGAATGAGCACGAGCGCCAGTGCGCACGCGCTGAACCACGGCTGGCGTAAGGGCGCCGGCGAGGAGCTGAGTCTCTTCTCCAACGCTCAGCCGCGCATCCTCGTGCCCGGAGACACCATACCCTTCATAGGAGTGCTGAAGGACCGCCACAACGACAATAGGAGGCATATCGTCAACCAATGGCGAAATCTTAGACGTCGCACCTCGCCGATAGGTGCCGTCGTGAAGCCAAGAAACATTACAACCGCGCAAAGGGACAAGTTGTCAAAGGAGAGACCCGAGCCGTCCACTAGCCAAATGGATCCCATAACGCAAAGTCAAAATTTTCTTACCGAGACGCAGGAGTTTGAAAATGACTCTTTGGAACCGACGAGCGGGAATCGTTGTCAAAGACCGAAGACTGCCGTTGCCGACAAAATGAGAGAGAAGAGTCCCAACACCGTCCTGAGGGAAGTAAAAAATAAGTTGAGGACCAAGGATAGCACGAAACGCCAAACGCCGACGGTAACGCGAGACAAAAGCCCCAACTCGGTACTTCGTGAAGCCAAGCTGCGTTTGAGGAAGTTGGAAATCGAAGCCGAAGCCGTGGAGAAGTCGTATCTGAACTTCAGGAAGCGACAGGCCGAGCTGAGAAATGAACGGACCAGTTTCAGCGGGCCCACTGACGAGTCTGTCATTAGAGATATTAGGAATTTGGGTGAGT aa